The Desulfomonilaceae bacterium genome includes a region encoding these proteins:
- the pheS gene encoding phenylalanine--tRNA ligase subunit alpha, which translates to MKDQLDSLRASTVELLAYTMDPTALNEARTKILGRKGELTSILRGLKNLPVEERSVVGQLANQIKSELEVLFETRESDLRDALERDMLALETIDVTLSGRRLPLGKSHILNRVTQELVEVFSGLGFQLAEGPEVEIDYYNFEALNMPKNHPARDMQDTFYFSENVLLRTHTSPVQIRTMEKRKPPVKVICPGKVYRRDADVTHSPMFMQVEGLWVDERVSFSDLKGVLTAFAREYFGDRLGLRFRPSFFPFTEPSAEVDIQCVICGGSGCRTCSFTGWLEILGSGMVDPALYKFVGYDPEIYSGFAFGLGVERVAMLKYGIPDIRLFYENDVRFLGQF; encoded by the coding sequence ATGAAAGATCAACTTGATTCGCTCAGAGCCTCTACCGTTGAACTCTTGGCCTATACAATGGACCCAACGGCTCTCAATGAGGCCCGCACAAAAATCCTTGGACGGAAAGGGGAGTTGACCTCGATTTTGAGGGGGTTGAAAAATCTTCCGGTAGAAGAAAGGTCTGTAGTCGGGCAACTTGCCAATCAAATCAAATCCGAACTAGAAGTCCTGTTCGAGACTAGAGAATCTGATCTGAGGGATGCGCTTGAGCGCGATATGTTAGCGCTTGAAACGATAGATGTGACTTTATCCGGAAGACGATTGCCTCTCGGGAAATCTCATATTCTCAACCGGGTGACACAAGAACTGGTCGAGGTGTTCTCGGGGTTAGGCTTTCAGTTGGCTGAGGGGCCGGAAGTTGAAATTGATTACTACAATTTTGAAGCTTTGAATATGCCGAAGAATCATCCAGCGCGAGACATGCAGGACACGTTTTATTTTTCTGAAAACGTGCTCTTGAGAACTCATACGTCACCCGTTCAGATCAGAACAATGGAAAAAAGAAAACCTCCTGTTAAGGTTATTTGCCCCGGCAAGGTCTACAGGCGTGACGCGGATGTGACACATTCTCCGATGTTCATGCAAGTCGAAGGGCTTTGGGTTGACGAGAGAGTTTCCTTTTCTGATTTGAAAGGTGTCCTGACGGCCTTTGCCAGGGAGTATTTTGGAGACCGACTGGGGCTTCGCTTCAGGCCCAGTTTTTTCCCCTTCACTGAGCCGTCCGCGGAAGTTGATATACAATGCGTAATTTGTGGTGGATCGGGTTGTAGAACCTGTTCGTTTACCGGTTGGCTCGAAATATTGGGGTCAGGAATGGTGGATCCGGCATTGTACAAATTTGTGGGCTATGATCCGGAGATTTATTCCGGGTTTGCTTTTGGCTTGGGGGTTGAGAGAGTGGCCATGTTGAAATATGGAATTCCCGATATCCGCCTGTTCTATGAAAATGACGTTCGGTTCTTGGGCCAATTTTAA
- the rplT gene encoding 50S ribosomal protein L20, with protein MPRVRCSPASRARRKKILKAAKGFVGGRSRTLKQAKETLERALCYAYRDRRVRRRDFRSLWITRINAGCRLNGLPYNRFIEGLKKAGLGLDRKILADLAVSDPVVFSGVVNQAKQALQV; from the coding sequence ATGCCGAGAGTTAGATGTTCGCCTGCAAGCAGGGCGAGACGGAAGAAAATACTGAAGGCCGCTAAGGGCTTTGTAGGTGGGCGAAGCCGCACTCTGAAACAGGCAAAGGAGACTCTTGAAAGAGCCCTTTGTTACGCGTATAGGGATCGCAGAGTCCGGAGAAGAGATTTTAGAAGTTTGTGGATAACTAGAATTAATGCAGGGTGCAGGCTCAATGGGCTTCCCTACAATAGGTTCATAGAAGGACTCAAGAAGGCTGGCCTCGGGTTAGATAGGAAAATCCTCGCAGATCTGGCCGTATCGGACCCAGTAGTCTTTTCAGGGGTTGTGAACCAGGCCAAGCAGGCGCTTCAGGTCTGA
- the rpmI gene encoding 50S ribosomal protein L35: MPKMKSCRGAAKRFTVLKSGGIKRKKAYRSHILTSKSTKQKRGLRQSGYISPEDVGQIRKLLPYG, from the coding sequence ATGCCAAAAATGAAATCGTGCCGTGGGGCCGCAAAGAGGTTCACGGTCTTAAAAAGTGGCGGAATAAAAAGGAAAAAGGCTTATCGCAGCCACATCTTGACTTCAAAATCAACCAAGCAGAAAAGAGGGTTGAGACAAAGCGGTTATATTAGTCCTGAAGACGTCGGACAAATTAGAAAATTGCTACCCTACGGTTAA
- a CDS encoding MerR family transcriptional regulator — MTIAIPEKQYFKIGEVSEILNVEPYVLRYWESEFKILKPTRTRARQRLYHKRDLELLLEIKHLLYDEKFTIAGAKKRLQEMKKQAAAEKKAAKAPKASRVKEEIKALENRMENAASNDTQVDYRDLLIEIKKELKELRMILEG; from the coding sequence ATGACCATCGCGATTCCAGAGAAGCAGTATTTTAAAATCGGTGAAGTAAGTGAAATTCTGAATGTTGAGCCTTATGTTCTGAGGTATTGGGAATCAGAATTCAAGATTCTGAAACCTACTCGGACAAGGGCTAGACAAAGATTGTACCATAAGCGAGATTTAGAATTACTGCTCGAAATAAAACATCTTCTTTATGACGAAAAGTTCACTATCGCCGGCGCAAAAAAAAGGCTTCAAGAAATGAAGAAGCAGGCGGCGGCGGAAAAGAAGGCGGCCAAGGCGCCTAAGGCTTCTCGTGTAAAAGAGGAAATCAAAGCCCTTGAGAATCGAATGGAGAACGCCGCATCCAATGACACTCAAGTGGACTACCGCGATCTGCTTATAGAGATCAAGAAAGAACTCAAAGAACTCAGAATGATACTTGAAGGTTAG
- the pheT gene encoding phenylalanine--tRNA ligase subunit beta → MLVSSNWLKEFVDIDMEPEETAELLTMGGIEVESVTRVGSELAPCITAKIEKVTPHPNSDKLKLALIRIGDRSETVVCGAPNIQQGQIAAYAPEDTVLASGVRVISRSVRGVESPGMLCSEKELGLGEDASGILVFADDTPVGVSLIEAFPDIEDIIFEISITPNRGDCLSVIGVAREIAALSGGTLRSLDVRIEESDRQIETELAVEVPDFELCPRYVARMIDNVKVGPSPFSVRLRLFRGGVRPISNVVDATNYVLMEFGQPLHAFDHLSLARRKIVVRRCVPGESFQTLDGTERKLPLDSLMIRDGEKSVALAGIMGGLNSEILDTTSTVVIESACFERFGIRRTAKALGMSTEASFRFERGVDPEGCGWAADRVTALIQEWTGGKILKGKIDVYPEPIVRESARVRPSKVNATLGLDLAPGQMKTYLESLGIDVQISGRCEGDLVCVSPSWRWDLEREVDYVEEIARVHGYQNIPATMPVCGSEPDNTKREYNMVNRFRDLMNSSGFTEILTMSFISSELADSFREECEDEIDFALMNPLTEDFTVMRRSLLPGIFGALKRNINFKNENLRLYEIGRTFVPVSGSETPRENLKLTGVACGSRYPDVWHFNRGEVDILGKVEVRPEVDFFDIKGALENVLDGLAITDVHFVPSHQKFLHPGKSANLIVNGEDIGFLGELSPEKTREIGLSKKVQIFDVFLEPLLVQTRKDRVFRPLPRYPYVERDLSIIVETNCSEDKIKLLISRLGHDIITSVILFDLYRGESIPEGHQGMAFRIRYQSEDRTLTDAEVQEVHSQVTGTLTRELGVTVRE, encoded by the coding sequence ATGCTCGTCAGCTCAAATTGGCTGAAAGAGTTTGTCGATATTGATATGGAGCCTGAGGAAACGGCTGAACTTCTCACTATGGGAGGCATAGAAGTTGAATCGGTGACCCGTGTTGGGTCAGAGTTGGCCCCATGTATCACTGCAAAAATTGAGAAAGTCACACCTCACCCGAACTCCGACAAACTTAAGCTTGCATTGATTAGAATCGGCGACAGGTCCGAGACGGTAGTCTGCGGTGCCCCCAATATTCAGCAAGGTCAAATAGCCGCGTATGCCCCTGAAGATACCGTCCTGGCGTCAGGCGTAAGGGTTATAAGCAGGTCGGTTAGAGGCGTGGAATCCCCAGGGATGCTTTGCTCAGAAAAAGAGCTTGGTCTAGGGGAAGACGCGTCAGGGATACTCGTTTTTGCTGACGACACTCCGGTAGGGGTGTCTCTGATTGAGGCCTTTCCGGATATTGAGGACATAATTTTTGAAATATCCATAACCCCGAATCGCGGGGACTGTCTATCTGTGATAGGGGTAGCCAGGGAAATCGCGGCTCTTTCCGGAGGTACGCTCAGGAGCCTCGATGTTAGAATCGAAGAGTCTGATAGACAGATAGAAACCGAGTTAGCTGTTGAAGTCCCTGATTTTGAGCTTTGCCCCCGTTATGTCGCCAGAATGATAGACAATGTTAAAGTCGGACCGTCACCTTTTTCCGTAAGGCTGCGGTTGTTCAGAGGAGGGGTGAGGCCAATATCCAATGTTGTCGATGCGACGAACTATGTGCTCATGGAATTCGGCCAGCCTCTGCATGCGTTTGATCATCTATCCCTGGCCCGTAGGAAGATTGTTGTCAGAAGATGTGTTCCCGGAGAATCGTTCCAGACACTTGATGGGACAGAGAGAAAACTACCCCTGGATTCTCTGATGATACGAGACGGAGAAAAGTCCGTTGCTCTGGCAGGCATTATGGGTGGTTTGAATTCGGAGATACTGGATACTACCAGCACGGTCGTCATAGAGAGCGCGTGTTTTGAACGCTTCGGTATCCGAAGAACGGCCAAGGCGCTTGGAATGTCTACAGAGGCTTCATTCAGGTTTGAGAGAGGAGTGGACCCTGAGGGATGCGGATGGGCTGCCGATCGAGTAACAGCGCTTATCCAGGAATGGACCGGAGGAAAGATTTTAAAGGGGAAAATAGATGTTTATCCCGAGCCTATAGTTCGCGAGAGCGCCAGGGTACGACCTTCTAAAGTCAATGCGACTCTTGGGCTGGACCTCGCTCCCGGCCAAATGAAAACCTATCTCGAAAGTCTTGGTATTGATGTCCAGATCTCGGGAAGATGTGAGGGCGATTTGGTATGTGTATCTCCCAGTTGGCGATGGGATCTTGAACGGGAGGTCGACTATGTGGAAGAAATAGCAAGAGTCCACGGGTATCAGAATATTCCCGCCACTATGCCGGTTTGTGGCTCGGAGCCGGACAACACCAAGCGTGAATATAACATGGTCAATAGATTCAGGGACCTGATGAATTCATCCGGATTCACTGAGATCCTAACAATGTCTTTTATTTCCAGCGAACTCGCGGATTCTTTCCGTGAAGAGTGTGAAGACGAAATAGACTTTGCGTTAATGAATCCATTGACAGAGGATTTCACTGTAATGCGAAGGTCTCTCCTGCCGGGTATCTTCGGCGCGTTAAAGAGAAATATAAATTTCAAGAATGAAAACTTGAGGTTATATGAAATTGGCAGGACATTTGTTCCTGTTTCAGGTTCGGAAACGCCTCGAGAGAATCTTAAACTAACCGGAGTGGCATGTGGATCAAGATACCCTGACGTGTGGCATTTTAACAGGGGCGAGGTCGACATACTTGGAAAAGTTGAAGTTAGACCAGAAGTTGACTTTTTTGACATAAAAGGCGCGTTGGAAAATGTCCTGGACGGTCTTGCGATAACGGATGTTCATTTTGTACCGTCCCACCAGAAATTCTTACATCCTGGTAAGAGTGCGAATTTAATTGTTAATGGAGAAGATATAGGATTTCTTGGTGAGTTATCTCCAGAGAAGACTAGAGAAATTGGTTTAAGTAAGAAAGTTCAAATCTTTGACGTTTTCCTAGAGCCTCTTTTGGTTCAAACACGTAAGGATAGGGTCTTTAGGCCGCTTCCCCGCTACCCTTATGTAGAAAGAGATCTATCGATCATAGTTGAAACAAATTGTTCAGAAGATAAGATTAAACTCTTGATTTCACGTCTAGGGCATGATATCATTACCTCAGTGATCCTATTTGATTTATATCGGGGAGAATCGATTCCGGAGGGACATCAAGGTATGGCGTTCCGGATCCGATATCAGTCTGAGGATCGAACCCTCACCGACGCTGAAGTCCAGGAGGTTCATTCTCAGGTGACCGGGACTCTCACAAGAGAGTTAGGTGTCACTGTAAGAGAATGA
- the murD gene encoding UDP-N-acetylmuramoyl-L-alanine--D-glutamate ligase, with amino-acid sequence MKDFKSIFLGKRITVMGLGLLGRGLNDTLFLVKCGAKVTVTDLKTEEQLAPSLKRLRGLPVRIRVGGHDPTDFVETDMVLRNADVPESSPFLKLAADHDVPIEMDESLFCKLFRGLVIGITGTRGKTTTTELIYRILKQVKPRVYLAGNIMGVATLPLLADVAQGDIVVLELSSWQLQGFHDAKISPQASVFTNIYPDHMNRYQGMDSYIRDKKAIYMYQKGLDFCLFNGDQAATRILYEGAPAGKDLFSFVDVPKDLKLKIPGDHNISNVAAAWRLTSRLGISDEVIRAIAENFEGVEHRLETVGIKNGVQFINDSTSTTPVAGIMALNAVQANRIFLLAGGADKELDLAPFAEAASRRAFKIALLEGTATSALYSDLVSKGAESKIIGLFDNLRQAVMSLYEQASSGDAILLSPGCASFGMFNNEFHRGTLFKAIVGEILSEPR; translated from the coding sequence TTGAAAGACTTCAAATCAATTTTTCTCGGTAAGAGAATAACGGTCATGGGCCTGGGGCTTTTGGGCCGCGGGCTCAACGACACTCTGTTTCTGGTTAAGTGTGGGGCAAAAGTAACCGTGACAGACCTAAAGACGGAGGAACAGTTAGCCCCATCCCTTAAAAGACTTCGGGGATTGCCCGTCCGAATTAGGGTTGGAGGTCACGATCCAACTGATTTTGTTGAAACTGACATGGTCCTTAGAAACGCTGACGTTCCAGAATCGTCTCCGTTTTTGAAGTTGGCCGCTGATCATGACGTCCCCATTGAAATGGATGAGAGTCTTTTCTGTAAACTCTTTAGAGGCTTGGTCATAGGAATCACCGGTACCCGTGGAAAAACTACCACTACGGAATTGATTTACAGAATCTTGAAGCAAGTCAAACCCAGGGTCTATCTCGCAGGCAACATCATGGGTGTAGCCACGCTTCCGCTTCTCGCCGATGTTGCCCAAGGAGACATCGTAGTGCTCGAACTTTCCAGTTGGCAGTTACAGGGATTCCACGATGCCAAGATTTCGCCTCAGGCTTCAGTATTCACCAACATTTATCCAGACCACATGAATCGTTACCAAGGCATGGATTCATATATAAGAGACAAAAAAGCGATTTACATGTATCAGAAAGGACTTGATTTTTGTCTTTTCAACGGTGATCAGGCGGCCACCAGAATCCTTTACGAAGGGGCGCCGGCCGGTAAAGATTTGTTTTCTTTCGTGGACGTTCCAAAGGACCTTAAACTCAAAATTCCTGGAGATCACAATATTTCGAATGTCGCCGCAGCATGGAGACTAACGTCCAGACTGGGAATATCAGATGAGGTCATTCGTGCGATAGCGGAGAATTTTGAGGGCGTTGAACACAGGTTAGAAACTGTGGGAATCAAAAATGGCGTGCAATTCATCAATGACTCGACCAGCACAACTCCTGTCGCCGGCATAATGGCCCTGAACGCTGTTCAGGCAAACCGTATTTTCCTTTTGGCAGGAGGAGCGGACAAGGAACTTGACCTAGCGCCATTCGCGGAAGCAGCTTCCAGAAGGGCGTTTAAAATAGCCCTACTGGAAGGAACCGCAACATCAGCCTTATATTCAGATCTAGTTTCTAAAGGGGCCGAGAGCAAGATTATCGGCCTTTTCGACAATCTCAGACAGGCAGTTATGTCGCTTTACGAACAAGCGTCTTCAGGTGACGCTATACTTCTCTCACCGGGTTGCGCCTCATTCGGAATGTTCAACAATGAATTTCACAGGGGAACACTCTTCAAAGCCATCGTCGGAGAAATTCTTTCCGAGCCCCGGTAA